The Pradoshia eiseniae DNA segment GGGAGTTATTTGAGGCTGACCAAGGGTCGAAATAAATTTTTGCTCATGGACGGGCGGGCTGATGCAGCCGAGGCAATGATGTCTCACTTGCAAGGCTCGCCCGTCTTTTCTATGTGTTATTACTGAAAGTCTCCCATCCTAGGTCAGGGTTTGCTTTCATTAATATAAATAAATGACTGGCGGAAAAGGAAGTCCGCCGTGAGATTCCAAGGAGGAAAAAAGAAATGATTATTAACCACAATATTGCTTCACTGAACACGCAGAATGCTTTATCGAAGGCGAATAATGCGCAAGGGAAAAGCATGGAGAAGCTATCAACAGGGCTTCGGATTAATAAAGCCGGAGATGATGCAGCTGGACTATCAATCTCTGAGAAAATGCGCGCACAAGTACGTGGGTTAGATCAAGCGAGCCGTAATGCACAGGATGGAATTTCTTTGATTCAAACTGCAGAGGGTGGATTAAATGAAACTCATGCCATTCTTCAAAGACAAAGGGAGCTATTTGTTCAGGCTGGGAATCAAGGCACATTACAGGCTGAGGATTTAGAGGCAATTCAAGCTGAACTAGATGAATTGAATAATGAGGTAGATGGCATCGCTTCACGTACTGAATTCAATGGTAAGAAACTATTGGATGGTTCATTTACTGGAAATCTTCAGATTGGTGCAAATGCGACACAAAAGTTGGAGGTATCTATCAGTTCAGGTACTACAAATAAAGGGTTTAACTCTACTGATTTAGGTGTTAAGGCTCTAACGGTAAAAGCAACTACACCAAATGATGGGGGCACGGCTTCTCCAGCATCCTTTGATACGAATATTGCAGCCATTGATACAGCAATAAAGACTGTCTCCAAAGCTAGGTCAGCCTTAGGAGCCAACCAAAACCGCCTAGAATACACCATCAACAATCTAAGTACAGCATCCGAAAACCTGACAGCCGCTGAATCCCGCATCCGCGACGTCGACATGGCGAAGGAAATCAGCGAGCAAACGAAACAATCCATCCTGGCACAAGCATCCCAAGCCATGCTCGCCCAAGCCAACCAACAGCCGCAAAGCGTACTGCAATTACTGCGTTAACCATATGTTCGAGAAGGCCTGCAAATGCAGGTCTTTTTTTATCGCCTGAATGGTAACGCTCATCTGCTTAAGCGAATGCATTCATGATCTGTATATCCTTATTATTTTCA contains these protein-coding regions:
- the hag gene encoding flagellin Hag, with translation MIINHNIASLNTQNALSKANNAQGKSMEKLSTGLRINKAGDDAAGLSISEKMRAQVRGLDQASRNAQDGISLIQTAEGGLNETHAILQRQRELFVQAGNQGTLQAEDLEAIQAELDELNNEVDGIASRTEFNGKKLLDGSFTGNLQIGANATQKLEVSISSGTTNKGFNSTDLGVKALTVKATTPNDGGTASPASFDTNIAAIDTAIKTVSKARSALGANQNRLEYTINNLSTASENLTAAESRIRDVDMAKEISEQTKQSILAQASQAMLAQANQQPQSVLQLLR